One genomic segment of bacterium includes these proteins:
- a CDS encoding T9SS type A sorting domain-containing protein, which produces MKHSSTPNCSLQTAIFPLPSLILLLVLGCHSPAAAQYSGVYELNGGTARESSQTYAATAVDQSSVYVLNSGNLTLVSCTMTKTGDASSTDSASQYGLNAGVLANSAGKVTILGGSVTTNALGGNGLFASGSGSSISMSNGTISASGGNAHGVDATYTGSISLTDVDVTTNGASSSALATDFGGGTVTVNGGTIVSADTAANSHSAGIYSTGTIQVTGATVSSLGDCGGVIDGANSILLTNTSLTGKVEGIKLWKTAPATGAATVTISGGSLTATAGDAIYVTGETGNAATASITASNGAAISAGTGNIIHVIQSSTGTFAATGETLSGNLYADSTSTLTVTLRSHTSLTGKAQMAAVAIDSTSTWTVTANSILTTLNDSSGISGTSVTNITGNGHDVHYDSSLTGNRYLGGLTYNLINGGVLTPGSMGIAEAQAQPIAIRQSPIVNLPNPFSRTTSIAYELRERSHVRLTVTNLSGQQVATLLDETRDAGRYETRFDGSKLASGIYLVRLSADGVDATRKMIVRR; this is translated from the coding sequence ATGAAACACTCCTCCACTCCAAACTGCAGCCTGCAAACTGCAATCTTCCCTCTTCCTTCCCTCATCCTTCTCCTCGTCCTCGGCTGCCACTCGCCCGCCGCTGCGCAATACAGCGGCGTCTACGAACTGAACGGAGGGACCGCAAGAGAGTCAAGCCAGACTTATGCTGCGACTGCCGTTGACCAGTCGTCGGTCTACGTCCTCAACTCCGGTAACCTGACCCTGGTGAGTTGCACCATGACGAAGACGGGCGACGCTTCCAGTACCGACAGCGCCAGTCAATACGGACTCAACGCCGGTGTGCTCGCCAACTCTGCCGGCAAGGTGACGATACTCGGCGGCTCTGTAACCACGAATGCCCTTGGCGGTAACGGCCTCTTTGCGAGCGGTTCCGGGTCATCGATTTCCATGTCCAACGGCACGATCAGCGCCTCCGGCGGTAACGCACACGGTGTGGACGCAACCTACACCGGTTCGATAAGCCTGACCGACGTGGATGTGACGACCAACGGAGCCAGCTCTTCAGCTTTGGCGACTGACTTCGGCGGCGGAACCGTAACCGTCAACGGCGGCACAATCGTCTCCGCCGACACAGCCGCCAACAGCCACTCGGCCGGCATCTACTCAACCGGCACGATACAGGTCACCGGCGCCACGGTCTCCTCCCTCGGCGACTGCGGCGGCGTCATTGACGGCGCTAACTCGATACTGCTTACGAACACCAGCCTGACCGGCAAAGTCGAGGGCATCAAGCTCTGGAAGACCGCGCCCGCGACCGGCGCTGCCACCGTGACGATAAGCGGCGGCTCGCTTACCGCCACCGCCGGCGACGCCATCTACGTCACCGGCGAAACCGGCAATGCCGCGACCGCGTCAATCACGGCGAGCAACGGCGCCGCAATCAGCGCCGGCACCGGCAACATCATCCACGTCATACAGTCGAGCACCGGGACCTTCGCGGCCACGGGCGAAACGTTGAGCGGCAACCTCTACGCCGACTCGACCAGTACGCTGACGGTCACACTCCGCAGCCACACGTCTCTCACCGGCAAAGCCCAGATGGCGGCGGTGGCGATTGACTCGACCAGCACCTGGACCGTGACCGCGAACTCGATCCTCACTACCCTGAACGACTCCAGCGGCATCTCGGGCACGAGCGTCACCAACATCACCGGCAACGGCCACGACGTTCACTACGATTCGAGCCTCACCGGCAATCGTTACCTCGGCGGCCTCACCTACAACCTCATCAACGGCGGCGTACTCACGCCCGGCAGCATGGGCATCGCCGAAGCACAGGCTCAGCCAATCGCCATTCGTCAGTCGCCAATCGTCAATCTCCCGAACCCGTTCTCCCGTACCACGAGCATCGCGTACGAACTCCGCGAGCGCTCCCACGTGAGACTCACGGTCACGAACCTCTCGGGCCAACAGGTCGCAACGCTCCTCGACGAAACCAGGGACGCCGGCAGATACGAGACGCGATTCGACGGCTCCAAGCTCGCAAGCGGCATCTACCTCGTCCGCCTCAGTGCCGACGGGGTCGATGCAACCCGAAAGATGATTGTAAGAAGATAG
- a CDS encoding carboxypeptidase regulatory-like domain-containing protein, which produces MKKLATLIGVVAIVAFGLAQGTGGISGTITNVTTGKPIVGAFVGISHDFGSRPDSGQMPPPRGGQRPPPGDNGRTKGDRNQQPGVRSDSIGFYEFTGLQPGKYIVQAWAMGFEPATYPETVTVDSGAIVSGIDFALKADTTLGAISGFVTDAVTQLPLAGAFVCAWHSMVPDSCHRPPKPDSSRMPPPGDSGRLLPPPPGDSGHGHIGCPGPMPNGDSTDGLGAYTISYLHPGKYVVGARCTGYSPSIYPETVVVVAGQTTSGIDFALQPTDSTTKPTGSVSTAGISTSGSSSVPAIAIVPNPFRGHTTVLLSMPNAASITLRVYDASGKLVNDVARGYFESGSYSIGIDAARMARGVYLVKLGTGSKELSQKLVIR; this is translated from the coding sequence ATGAAGAAGCTAGCGACCCTGATAGGAGTCGTAGCTATCGTGGCGTTCGGTTTGGCTCAGGGAACCGGTGGCATCTCGGGCACGATAACCAACGTTACGACGGGCAAGCCCATCGTCGGCGCTTTTGTGGGCATCTCGCATGACTTCGGCAGTCGTCCGGACAGCGGACAAATGCCGCCGCCACGCGGTGGACAACGGCCCCCGCCCGGCGACAACGGCCGCACCAAAGGCGACCGTAACCAGCAGCCCGGAGTCCGTTCCGACAGCATCGGGTTCTACGAGTTCACCGGCCTGCAGCCAGGCAAGTACATCGTTCAGGCGTGGGCGATGGGCTTTGAGCCCGCGACCTATCCCGAAACCGTGACGGTAGACAGCGGTGCTATCGTCAGCGGCATCGACTTCGCGCTCAAGGCCGACACCACGCTCGGCGCCATCTCCGGATTCGTGACCGACGCGGTCACGCAGTTGCCGCTTGCCGGCGCGTTCGTCTGTGCCTGGCACAGCATGGTGCCGGACAGTTGCCATCGTCCGCCCAAGCCGGACAGCAGCCGGATGCCTCCGCCCGGTGACAGCGGCCGCCTCCTGCCGCCCCCACCTGGTGACAGCGGTCATGGGCACATCGGCTGCCCCGGCCCGATGCCCAACGGTGACAGCACCGATGGCCTCGGCGCCTACACCATCAGCTACCTGCACCCGGGCAAGTACGTCGTGGGCGCCCGGTGCACCGGCTACTCGCCGTCGATCTATCCGGAAACCGTGGTTGTCGTAGCCGGCCAGACCACGTCCGGCATCGACTTCGCGCTCCAGCCGACCGACTCGACTACCAAACCTACGGGATCCGTCTCGACCGCCGGTATCAGCACCTCCGGCAGCAGCTCCGTGCCCGCAATCGCAATCGTGCCCAATCCCTTCCGCGGTCACACTACAGTTCTCCTCTCCATGCCGAATGCGGCCAGCATCACCCTCCGCGTCTACGATGCCTCGGGCAAGCTCGTGAACGATGTTGCTCGCGGCTACTTCGAATCCGGAAGCTACTCCATCGGCATCGACGCAGCCAGGATGGCCCGTGGCGTCTACCTCGTCAAGCTCGGAACTGGGTCCAAGGAACTCTCTCAGAAACTGGTCATCCGCTAG